The genome window CACATTACCAGTTACAAATCAAAACTCAAATAACTACGTTTTCATAGCAACAGGTACGGGGATTTCACCAATTCATAGCATATTAACATCAGAGCCAAACATTGATTATCAAATCATTCATGGGATTAGAATTCCTGAAGAAAAATACCAATTTACAGATTACAAACAAGCAAACTATAAAGCATGTGTTACAGGTGTAAATTCAAATGATTTTCACGGAAAGGTAACTGACTACCTAAAGACCATAAAACCTAAACCGGAAGCATCATATTACTTATCAGGTAATTCGGCAATGATTAATGACGTTACCAACTACTTGCTTGCTTACCAGATTCCTATTGAGAGAATAAATACTGAAATTTATTTTTAATTTATTTTTTTATTTATTTCTTAATGATAGATTTAATATCATA of Bacteroidota bacterium contains these proteins:
- a CDS encoding oxidoreductase, which produces MAQKIESSVLNIRHLTDHTFIITVERHNINFQPGQYMILKFPQDRESREYSIYNKVDDDYLQFLIRDIEDGYLSPRLKNIDQGTLIEMEGPYGFFTLPVTNQNSNNYVFIATGTGISPIHSILTSEPNIDYQIIHGIRIPEEKYQFTDYKQANYKACVTGVNSNDFHGKVTDYLKTIKPKPEASYYLSGNSAMINDVTNYLLAYQIPIERINTEIYF